The genomic interval GCCCGGCCGGGAAGCCGAAGACCGTCACCGCGGGCACGCCTGCCCCGCCACGCAGCTGCTCGGCGAGCAGGTCCATCACGTGCCGCTCGTGCGGAGGGACGAGCGGCAGGTCGTCGAGGGGGTACCAGGCGAGGTCCGCGGCCCGGGCCGCTTCCGCGATGGTCGGCTCGCCCCGCCAGCGTCTGAGGGTGAAGAACCAGTCCGCCCGCTGCTCGCGCGGGGCGCCTGCAAGGTCATTGGTGCGGTGCATGCCCGTCAGTGGCTCGAGGTCCGCCGGGTCGACGACGACACCCAGCTCCTCCTTGGCCTCACGCACGGCCGCCTCCACGACGGACTCGCCGACCTCCACGTGGCCGGCCGCGCCGCAGGCCCAGTACCCGTCCATGTAGCCCGTGTTCCGGCGCAGCTGCAGCAGCACCTGCGGCAGCCGGGCCCCGGTGGGGGCTTGGCGCAGGAACAGGACGTAAGCGGCGGGGACGAGGGCGACGTGGTGACGGGTCACACGGACACGCTACCGGCACCCTGCTTGTGGGAAACCCACAAAGGTGCTGCGGCAGGACCGACGCCGTCGTGGGGTGAGCCAGAGCGGCCGGACGTCTACGGTTGTCACATGTCGCTGAACAAGAACCTCTCCATATCCCTCTCCCGCCTGAGCGCCGAGGGCGCCGCCGAGGCCTCCACCTCCCGTCTGGCCCTGGTCGTCCGCGAGGTCCTGCTCGTCCTGGCCGGAACCTCCGTCATCGCCCTCGTCGGCCAGCTGCGGGTGCCGCTGCCCTTCACCCCCGTCCCGGTG from Actinomyces respiraculi carries:
- a CDS encoding NUDIX domain-containing protein, whose amino-acid sequence is MTRHHVALVPAAYVLFLRQAPTGARLPQVLLQLRRNTGYMDGYWACGAAGHVEVGESVVEAAVREAKEELGVVVDPADLEPLTGMHRTNDLAGAPREQRADWFFTLRRWRGEPTIAEAARAADLAWYPLDDLPLVPPHERHVMDLLAEQLRGGAGVPAVTVFGFPAGRGPVTHS